One part of the Vicia villosa cultivar HV-30 ecotype Madison, WI linkage group LG6, Vvil1.0, whole genome shotgun sequence genome encodes these proteins:
- the LOC131611020 gene encoding uncharacterized protein LOC131611020: MPPYDCMLLFKPHVKKEALIGLVARIGKHVCRRNGVVTEVKSFGTIQLGYGVKKLDGRFFQGQLMQVSMMATPEINKELHYLNKEDKLLRWLLVKQRDTKFGLEFMGDEGRLEPSRFSQINKPDDDDEEDEDDEEYEVNEEENIMN; the protein is encoded by the exons ATGCCTCCTTATGATTGCATGCTTCTATTCAAGCCACATGTGAAAAAAGAAGCCCTAATTGGTTTAGTTGCAAGGATTGGAAAACATGTATGTAGAAGAAATGGGGTTGTCACTGAGGTTAAGAGTTTCGGAACTATTCAGTTGGGTTATGGTGTGAAAAAACTTGATGGCAGATTTTTTCAG GGCCAACTGATGCAAGTGAGCATGATGGCTACACCAGAAATCAACAAAGAGCTGCACTACCTAAACAAGGAAGACAAACTACTGCGTTGGCTTCTGGTTAAGCAGCGTGACACAAAGTTTGGGCTTGAGTTCATGGGAGATGAAGGTCGATTAGAGCCAAGCAGATTCtctcaaataaataaacctgatgACGACGATGAGGAGGATGAAGACGATGAAGAATATGAAGTGAATGAAGAAGAAAACATAATGAACTAA